Genomic window (Geoalkalibacter ferrihydriticus DSM 17813):
AAATTGTTCAGCGCCGGTTGCGCGAAATCGGCATCGACGTGCGGCTCAGGGTCATCGAATGGGCATCGTTTCTCAAGGAGTTCGTCACTCCCGGAAATTTCGACGCCATCATCATGGGCTGGACCATTCCCCCAGATCCCGACGCCTATGCCGTATGGCATTCCGCAAGTGCCCGGCCGGGGGGACTCAATTTCATCGGTTTTGAAAACGCCGAAGTCGATGAACTTCTGGAAAAGGGGCGCCGCACCCTCGATCAGGACGAGCGCAAAAAATACTACGACCGTTTCCAGGAAATTCTTGCCGAAGAGCAGCCCTACACTTTTCTCTTCGTGCCCGATGCCCTGCCGGTTGTGGCCCGGCGCTTTCGCGGCATCGAACCGGCACCGGCGGGAATCGGTTACAATTTCATCCACTGGTATGTACCCGAAGGCGAACAGAAGTATGACTGGTAGGGCGCACCGGTGTGTGCCCGAGGGCGGACTGAGTCCGCCCCTACACATTCCTTTCAATCAATGACTCTGGCTGATTAACTCAATGTTGCACTACCTGGCCAAACGCCTGTTGATGATGATTCCCCTGCTGCTGGGGATTACTCTGATTTCCTTCGTGGTGATCCATCTGGCGCCGGGCGAACCCACCGACCTGCAGGTTGAACTCAATCCCGAAGCCAGCGTCGAGCTCAAAGAGCGCCTGCGCGCCCAGTACGATCTCGATAAGCCGCTGATGGTGCAGTACGGCTTATGGCTCAAACGCCTGGCGGTTCTTGATTTCGGCGAATCCTTCAGTCAGGACCGGCGTCCCGTGATGGAGAAGATTGCCGAACGTCTGCCCATCACCATTCTCATCAATGTGCTCTCCATCGGCTTGATCCTGCTGGTCGCCACGCCCATCGGCATTCTTTCCGCGGTGCGTCAGAATTCCCTTTTCGATCGGATCACCACGGTGTTTGTCTTTATCGGCTTTGCCACGCCGTCTTTCTGGCTTGCGCTGCTGCTCATGGATTATCTGGGGGTGCGGCTAGGTCTGTTTCCGATCTCCGGAATTCGCTCCCTGGGTTATGAGTATCTGAGCTGGGGCGGGCAACTCTGGGACCGGCTCCATCATCTGCTGCTGCCGGTATTCGTTTCGGCCTTCGGCGGACTGGCGGGATTTTCGCGCTACATGCGCTCCAATATGCTTGAGGTGGTACGTCAGGACTACATTCTTACCGCCCGCGCCAAGGGCCTCTCCGAAAGCGTTGTGATCTACAAGCATGCCCTGCGCAATGCCCTGTTGCCGGTGATTACAATCCTTGGTCTGTCGGTACCGAGCCTGATCGGCGGCAGCGTGATTTTCGAGACGATTTTTGCCATTCCCGGCATGGGCAAACTGTTCTTCGACAGCGTCATGATGCGTGACTACCCAGTGATCATGGGAGTGCTGGTCATAGGTGCGGTTCTGACCCTGGTCGGTAACCTGATTGCCGACATCAGTTACGCCCTGGCCGATCCGCGCATCCGCAATACCTAGAACCCGGGAGTCGAACGTGCTGCGTGCAAAACCTATGAAACTTGGGAATATGCTCAAAGAAGCCGGACTGATTAACCCCATTCAGCTCAAATCGGCCCTGTCCTATCAGCGCAGTAGCGGCGGACGCCTGGGCTCGGCCCTGATCGCTCTGAAATATATTTCCGAAGATACCCTGCTGGATTTTCTGGCTGAGCAACTGAAAGTGACCCGCATCGATTTGAGCCGACGGCGCCTCTCGGAAGACATCGTCCGATCCCTGCCGGAGAGCAAGGCCCGCCAGTACAACGTAATTCCCGTGGCGCGCAAGGAGCATGGCGGGGCGCTATATTTGTTGGTGGCCATGAGCGATCCCACCAATCTTGGCTTGACGGATGAGTTGCAGGCCCTCACCGGATGCCGCATTCGACCGGCCCTCGCTAGCGAGGATTCCATCCGCGAGGCCATCGACACCTATTACAGCGCTCTCAGCGGCGAAGATGAAAGTTCCCTTTCTGAAGCCCTGGATCAGATTCTTCTGGCAAGTGGGCGCTCTGAGCCGTCCGCGGATGCAGCAAGGCCCTGGAGCGATGCTCAGGCTGATCGTCTGCACCGCCTGGTCGAATTGCTGGTCCGCAAAGGGGTGCTCAGTGTCGAGGAGGCCAGGTCACTGCAATGAGCGCCATTCCCGATTTAAATCGATCCTCTTTTTTGCGCGATGTTTTTTTGCAGCGTCTGCGGCGCAATCGCATGGCCATGGCCGGGGCGAGCATTGTCGCTTTCATGTTTATCCTGGCGATCGTCGCGCCCTTGTGGAAGGATCCCGCGCACATCGACATCACCCTGGCCCTGCTGCCGCCGAGTTGGGCTCATCCCCTCGGTACAGATGATCTCGGCCGTGATGTTCTGGCGCGCATTCTCTTCGGGGCGCGCATTTCGCTGCTGGTCGGTTTTGTCGCGGTGGGCATCGCTACCCTCATCGGCATTGTCCTGGGTGCGTTGTCCGGCTATTACGGACGCTGGACCGACAGCGTCATCATGCGCTTTGTCGACATCATGCTGTGCTTTCCGACATTTTTCCTGATTCTGGCGGTAATCGCTTTTCTCGAGCCGTCCATCTGGAACATCATGATCATCATCGGCTTGACCGGCTGGATGGGCGTGGCGCGCCTGGTCCGCGCAGAGTTTCTCTCTCTGCGCGAGCGTGATTTTGTTCAGGCGGCGCGGGCCCTGGGAGCCTCCGATGGGCGCATTATCTTTCGCCATTTGCTGCCCAACGCCCTCTCACCCGTGCTGGTATCCGCCACCCTGGGGGTCGCCGGGGCGATTCTCACCGAAAGTGCCCTGTCGTTTCTGGGGATAGGCGTCCAGCCACCGACGCCGTCCTGGGGCAATATGCTGATTTCAGGCAAGCAGACTCTGGGCACCGCCTGGTGGCTCTCCGTGTTCCCCGGAGTGGCGATTCTTCTTACGGTGCTGGGCTACAACCTGCTCGGCGAAGGTATCCGCGACGCCCTGGATCCGCGACTGAAGGAATAGTGATGAGTGATGAGACGGATAAGGTTTCCGGAACCTTGGCGTTGAGTTCGGATCTGGAACCGGTGGACATTCTTGCTCTGCGGGTTCGGGCTTTTCGCCTCGGTGAGTTTGGCCTGGTCTATGACAGCTATCATGCCGAGTCTTTTTTTCGCGAACAGTTTCCCGATCGCGATGACTACATCCGCTATGCATGGGCGCATCTGCGGCGCGATTTTCGGATTCGGTTTTGCCGGGTGCTGGCATCGCGCCTGGTGAGCGCTGAAGAATTTCATCTGATCTTTCATCAGGCCGTCGAGGTTACGCAAGGGCAGATCGAAACTTTGGAAATGGCGCGCTTTTTCGCTACCGAGCAAGGTTGGCGCTATCACTCCAGCCAGAAGATGGAACGCAGCGAATTTGATGGCCCCGTCGAAAAAATTCGCTTTCTCGATTTCGATAAATTGCATCCTCGGCTGTTTTTCTAACCTCCTTGCGGAACATCCATGCCTGAACTTCCCGAAGTCGAAACCGTGCGTCGTGGCTTGGCGCCCCACGTTCGCGGACGCCGCATAACACGGATTCTGGTGCGTAATGCAGGTCTGCGACAACCGGTTCCCAGCGACCTTCAGCACCGCTTCAGCGGCGCATTGGTTCATGAGATTCAGAGACGCGGCAAGTATCTGCTGTTTGGGACCGATGTCGGCTGGATGATACTGCACTTGGGCATGTCGGGGGTTTTGCGGCTGGTCGACTCGTCGCAACCGGCCCACAAGCACGATCATGTGGATATGGACTTGGACGACGGGCGGGTGCTGCGTTTCACTGATCCGCGCCGCTTTGGCCTGCTGTTGTGGACTGCCGAGAACCCCTTGCAACATCCCCTGCTGGCCGGACTGGGCCCTGAGCCCCTGGATGCAACTTTTGACGGCGCCTACCTGTGGGCCAGGGCGCGGGGGCGCAGTTTGGCAGTTAAATCCTTTCTTATGGACAGCCGAATTGTGGTCGGCGTCGGCAATATTTACGCCAGCGAAGCCCTGTTCCGCGCTTGTATTCGTCCCGATCGAGCGGCAGGCGGCATCGGGCGCCTGCGCTACGAGAGGCTCGCCCAAGCCGTCAAGGCGGTTTTGGCTGAGGCCATTGAGGCGGGCGGCACCACTCTGCGCGATTTTGTCGACGGCGAGGGGCGTCCCGGCTATTTCCGTGTGCAGCTTCAAGTTTACGGTCGCCGCGGCGAACCCTGCCCCCGCTGTGGAAAGCCCTTGGCGGTGGCCACCATCGGACAGCGTTCAAGCTTTTTCTGTCGCAGTTGTCAGCGCTGATCCCGGCGCGGAGAGCGCATTGCGTGATGTTGCGGGGAAGGGAGCAAGGAATGGAGAATTTTTCTTTTGTCATGCCGTACAAAGTGCGCGTCGTGGACATCAACTACGGCGGTCATGTCTCCAATGCTGCGGTGCTCAACTACTTTCAGGATGCCCGCATTGCCTATCTTGCCGCTCTCGGCCCCTATTCCGAACTCGATATCGGCAACGGCTGCGGCCTGATCATGCCCGAATCCCACGTGCACTATCATGCGGAAATGTTTCACGGTGAGGATCTGAATATCGGCGTGCGGACCCACCTGTTAGGGCGCTCGTCCTTTGAGCTTGCGTACCGTATTGAACGCGGCAGCGAACTGGTCGCCGAAGGCACCACGCCCTTGGTCGCCTTCGATTATCAGGCTCGCAAACCACGCCGCCTGCCCGCCGCGTTCAAAGAGTCCCTGGCTCGGTTTGAGAGACTCGATCCACGCAATCCGCCCGAGAAGTGCTAAGCTTATAGATAAAACAGACAACAGACAACGGACAAAACGGAGGTCATCATGCCTGTCCCCCGTATCAGCCCCGCAGAAGCACGAAGCAAGGTACAGAACGGCTCAGGATTGCTGGTTTGTGCTTACGCCGAGCCGGAGAAGTTTTCGCAAAATCACCTGGAAGGAGCCCTGTCGCGGCAGGATTTCGAGGCGCGCCTTGGTGAAATTTCGAAAGACACGGAGATCATCTTTTACTGCGCCTGAACAGCGGAACACAGTGCTGCCGGTCTGGCGGCCGAATACCGCAAGCAGGGTTACGAAAACGCTAAAGCTTTGCTGGGTGGCGTAAAAGGATGGCAGGAAGCGGGCTTTAAGCTGATTTAGCGAGCCTCAGGTCTCCTTGAGTTTGCCCGGGGTTGCCCATAAAGGGTACTCATGAGAAGGTCAACATTAGGCCAAGCTTCCGGACGTTTCTGACAAGAAAAAAGCCTGCCGTGGGGGCAGGCTTTTTTCTTGTTTAAAAAGGGTTGGGTTGCGATTAGTTGCCGGGCAGAATTTCGACAAGCTCGAATTCGAAATTTAGTGCATTGCCGGCCAGGGGATGATTTCCGTCAAGGGTAATGCTGTCGGGACTGACCGCTGCCACCCATACGGGAAATCCCTCATCCTCATTCTCATCGTCATCGCCGGCGAGTTCAAGCATTTCACCTTCTTCGGGGTCCATATCCGGGGGCAGGTCGCTACGCGGCACTTCAAAAACCATTTCAGCGCTGCGCTCGCCATAGGCGTCCGCGGCTTCCAGACGTACGGTGCGGCTTTCGCCCGGACTCATTCCGATGATGGCCTGCTCGATGGCGGGGAAAACTTCGCCGGCACCGACAGTGAACTCCAGAGGTTCGGCCTCACAGCCGCAATCATCTTCAGTGCTGCCGCAGCCCTGACCTTCGTGCTCACCTTCGCAGCCGCAATCATCATCGTTGCAGTCTTCGGAGGATTCAAAAATGGTTCCGTCATCAAGGCGACCGATAAAGTGCAGCCTTACCCGGTCGCCGGTTTTTACCTGGGTCATGAATTGATCCTTTCAGTGTTGGTATAAGGTCCGAGAATTCTAGCGCGAATGCCCATTCAGGAGCAAGGGAAAGTGCGGTGCGATCAGCCGGTTTCCCTGGTCGGCAACCGCAGAAGATGGAGGGTTACGCCCGAAGCGATGAGAAAAAGCAGTGCTTTGACCCAAGTTATAGGCACCACCAGCAGAGCGGAAATGGAGATGCTGATCCACAGCAGGGTAATGGCGCTGATCTTGGCGCGTAGAGGAATCCCCTCACCTTCCAGATAGCCGTTGATCATTGGCCCGAGGCGCGGATGGCCGATGAGCCAGTTGTAGAATTTTTCGGAACTGCGTGCAAAGCAGGCTGCGGCCAGCAGCAACAAGGGCACGGTCGGCAGCAGTGGCAGGAAGATGCCAAGGACGCCAAGTCCGGTGCTGAGGAGCCCGGCGGCGAGGAGCGCCAGTTTCAGCGCTCGGGCTCGTAAGGGCTCAGGGGTTGGTTGATCGACAGGAGTCATAGGTTTTTTCAGCATGAGATCAGAGGGTGCAGATTTTCAGGATAATCGCGGATACATCAATGACACAGAGTAAAAAGAAAATCCACCTCGATCCAGCCTTTTCTATGTTTATCCGCGCCTACTGATCTGAGTTTTGCAAGCAGTATAAGCGATGATCGCGACTGTGTCTTTGACTCTTGTCAAGAGTGCATAAAAAAAGCCCCGGAAGCTAGGGTACCGCTTCCGGGGCTTTTTTGCGATCAGGGCTTAAATGTCAGCAACCAAGTTGCTTAAAGAAGTCGTTGCCCTTGTCATCGACCAGAATGAAGGCCGGGAAGTCGACCACTTCGATTTTCCACACCGCCTCCATTCCCAGTTCGGGATAGTCGATGCATTCGACCTTCTTGATGTTTTCCTCGGCCAGCAGCGCGGCGGGGCCGCCGATGGAGCCCAGGTAGAAGCCGCCGTGCTTTTTGCACGCATCGGTGACTTGCTGGCTGCGGTTGCCCTTGGCGATCATGATCAGCGAGCCGCCGTTGCTTTGCAGCAGGTCGACATAGCTGTCCATGCGTCCGGCGGTGGTGGGGCCGAAGGAACCCGAGGGTTTTCCTTTAGGCGTTTTTGCCGGTCCGGCGTAGTAGATGGGGTGCTTCTTGAGGTAGTCGGGCAGGGGCTTGCCGGCGTCAAGCAGTTCCTTGAACTTGGCATGAGCGATGTCGCGCCCGACGACGATGGTGCCGGTGAGCAGCAGCGGAGTGGCCACGGGATGCTTGGTCAGTTCGGCGAGCATCGCCTCCATGGGCTGGTTGAGGTCGATCTTGACGCCGTGGTCGTGCTTGCGCCGATAGGCGTCGGGAATCAGGCGGCCGGGGTTGCTGTCCATTTCTTCGACCCACAGCCCTTCCTTGTTGATTTTGGCCTTGATGTTACGGTCGGCGGAGCAGGAGACACCCATGCCTACCGGGCAGGAGGCGCCGTGGCGGGGCAGGCGGATGACGCGGATGTCATGAGCGAAGTATTTGCCGCCGAATTGTGCGCCGATGCCCAGTTTCTGTGCCGCTTTGAGCAGCTTTTCTTCCAGCTCGACGTCGCGAAAGGCCTGGCCGTGCTCGTTGCCCGTGGTGGGCAGAGAATCATAATACTTGGTTGAGGCCATTTTTACCGTCTTCAGGCAGGTCTCGGCCGAAGTGCCACCGATGGCAAATGCGATGTGGTAGGGGGGGCAAGCGGCGGTGCCCAGGGATTTCATTTTTTCCACGAGAAACTTTTCAAGCTTTTCGGGCGTCAGCAGGGCCTTGGTTTCCTGGTAGAGCATGGTCTTGTTGGCGCTGCCGCCACCCTTGGCGACGAAAAGGAATTTGTACTCATTGCCCTCGGCCGCATAGAGATCGATCTGCGCCGGAAGGTTGGTGCCGGTGTTCTTTTCGGTGTACATATCGAGGGCAACGGTTTGCGAGTAGCGCAGATTCTCTTCCGTGTAGGTTTTGTAAACCCCCTGGGAGAGCATTTCCGCGTCGTTGCAGTCGGTCCAGACTTTCTGGCCTTTTTTGCCGACGATGCAGGCGGTGCCAGTATCCTGGCAGAAGGGCAATTCAAAGTTGGCCGAAACCTCGGCGTTGCGCAAAAAGGCGACGGCTACCCCCTTGTCGTTCATGGAAGCTTCGGGGTCGGAGAGAATTTTGGCGACCTGCTCGTTGTGTTCGGGACGCAGCAGGAAGGAGACATCGCGAAATGCCTGGTTAGCCAGCACGCTCAAGCCTTCGGGCACAACTTTAAGAATTTCCTGGCCGTCGAAATTTGTTGTGCTGACGTACTTCTGCGACTCGGGAAGCAGGCGGTACTTGGTTTCGTCTTTGCCCAGCGGAAAAGGTTCCTGGTACACGAAATCCGGCATCTTCTTCTCTCCTTTGCTCATGGGAATTGTAGTCGGCAGCGGTGCAGGACACAGCCGCTGCCCATCGAACCTTGTGCAGCCGTTATTATATATACTGTATACACTTTTGTCGACCATTTAGCGGCGTTCTCGCAGTGTGATTTCAGTAAGGTATAATTGTCTGCAGACAGTGCCGGCAAAACATTCCATAAAAGGATTTTGCGATGAATAAAAATCAGCCACGCGCAGCCATCATCGGCGGCATGCGCACTCCCTTCGTTAAGGCAGGGGGGCCATTTCGTCACATCGATCCGTTGAAGCTTTCGAGCCACGCCGTGCGCGGTCTTCTGGAGCGCTTCGCTCTTGATCCCGCGAAGGTCGATCGGTTGGTGTGGGGCCGGGTCATCCATGATCCGCACATCTCCAATCTGGCACGGGAAATCGTCTTTGATCTCAAATTGCCTGCCCATATTCACGCTGACCTGGTGTCCAACAACTGTATAACCGGCATTCATGCCATGATGGCGGTGAGCGACGCCATTGCCCTGGGTCAATGTGAGGTCGGCATTGCCGGCGGGGTGGAATCCATGTCCAACACGCCGCTGCTGTTCGGTCACGATGCCACGCGCATTTTCACTGACGCGGCCATGGCTAAGGCCTTGGTCGACCGTTTAAAAATTCTGGCGCAATTGCGACCGGGACATTTTAAACCCCGTGCCCTTGGCGTCAAGGAACCCTCGACCGGATTGTCCATGGGCGAGCATGCGGAAATTTCTGCAAAAAAGTGGGACGTTAACCGCCGCGAACAGGACGAAATCGCCCTGCGCAGCCATCAGCGCGCGGCTGCCGCCACCGCCGATGGACGGCTGAAGGCAGAGATTTATCCTCTAGGAGGCGTGGCGCACGACACTATCGTGCGCGGCGACACCAGCCTGGAAAAACTCGCAAAACTACCAGCGGTTTTTGATCGCAGCGCCTCTGGGACCATTAGTGCCGGAAACGCGAGCCCCTTGACGGATGGTGCCTCAGCTTTGCTGCTCATGTCCGAGGAGCGTGCCGCGGTCGAAGAGCTTGAGGTTCTCGCCCTTATCAAAGCCGTGGAATTTGCCGCTATCGATCCCGCTGATGGGTTGCTCATGGCGCCGGCGGTGGCGGTGCCACGTTTGTTGCGGCGGACCGGTTTGACCCTTGACCAGATGGATATCGTGGAAATGCATGAAGCCTTTGGTGCCCAGGTGGCGTGTAATCTCAAGGCCTGGGAAAAAGGCTGGAAGGAGGCTGCCGTCGGTGGGGTTGACCCGGAAAAACTCAATCCCCTGGGCAGCTCCATTGCCGTTGGCCATCCCTTCGGCGCTACGGGTACGCGTATTCTCACCACTCTGGCGAATGAGATGGCACGCCGCAAAGTCAAATATGGGCTCGTATCCATCTGCGCTGCGGGTGCCATGGCGGCCGCAGTGATCCTTGAACGGCCGTAGGGGCGAACTTTGTATTCGCCCTGTGTATTCGCCCAAGCTGTGTTCGCCCAGGGCAAGGCATGCCTTGCCCCTACGAGGTTCTCCGTGGTAAATGTTTAGCCTGCCAGATGAATCTCACCCCCCTCCAGGATTTTCCCCATGCAGAAGATGTTGAAGCTGATCCTGACCTCCAGGGTCTACGATGCCGCCATTGAAACCCCTTTGGACGAGGCACAGGGTCTTTCTGCCCTCCTTGGCAACCGGGTACTGCTCAAGCGCGAGGATCTGCAGCCGGTTTTTTCCTTCAAGCTGCGCGGTGCCTACAACCGCATTGCCCATTTCTCTCCCGAAGAACGCAGCCGCGGGGTCATTGCCGCCTCAGCAGGAAATCACGCCCAGGGCGTGGCTTTTTCGGCGCGTATGCTCGGCATTGCCGCCACCATCGTCATGCCGGCGACCACCCCGCAGATCAAGGTGGATGCCGTTTCGGGTTACGGTGCCCGCATCGTGCTTTTTGGAGACAATTATTCGGAAGCCGCCGACCATTGCGCCCGTCTTGCCGAAGAAACGGGCATGGCCTTCGTTCATCCCTTTGATGATGAACTGGTCATTGCCGGACAGGGGACCGTGGCCGATGAACTCCTGCGGCAGAGCGCGGGCAAGCTCGATGCCGTATTCGTACCCGTGGGCGGCGGCGGACTGATAGCTGGAATGGCGGTATACCTCAAGGCGCTGCGGCCCGATGTGCGCATCATCGGAGTTGAGCCCCGGGATGCCGACGCCATGACGCGCTCCCTGGAGGCTGGCCGCCGCGTGCGACTTGATTCGGTGGGGATTTTCGCCGACGGGGTGGCGGTGCGCGAGGTCGGGCGGCTGAACTTCGAGCTGTGTCGCAAGTATGTGGATGAGATGGTGCTGGTCGATACGGACGAGCTGTGCAGCGCCATCAAGAGCGTTTACCAGGCCACCCGCTCCATCGTTGAGCCGGCTGGAGCGCTGGCTTTGGCCGGGCTGCAGAAATACGTGCGTGAGCGCAAGCCGGTGGGCCAGACCCTGGTGGCGATCAATTCCGGGGCCAATATGAATTTCGACCGGTTGCGCTATGTGGCCGAACGCACCCTGGTGGGGGAAAAAAAAGAGGCCCTGTTCGCCGTGACCATTCCCGAGCAGCCCGGTTCCCTCAAACGCTTCTGCCAGGACCTGGTAGCGGGGCGCAATATCACGGAATTCAATTACCGCCTGTCACAGCGTGATCATGCCCATATTTTTGTCGGCATCACGGTGCGCGACGAGGAGGAGCGCCTGAGTTTCGGCAAGCGTATGAACGAGGCGGGTTTTGTCAACCTCGATTTAACCGATAATGAACTGGCGAAAACCCATATCCGCTACATGGTCGGCGGCCGTTCGACAACGGCCGGCCGCGAGTTTCTCTACCGTTTCTGGTTTCCCGAGCGGCCGGGTGCCTTGGGGCGATTCCTCGACGCCATGGGCGCCAACTGGAACATCTCACTTTTTCACTATCGCGCCCAAGGTGGAGAGTTCGGCAGGGTACTCATCGGCCTGGAAATTCCCGAAGGAGACGATGCCGAGTTCCAGAAGTTTCTCGGAAATCTCGGCTATCGGTATCAGGAAGAGACGAGCAATCCTGCCTACCGACTTTTTCTCTGAATCGGACTGGCCGCTCCGGGGTTTCCTGGTAAAGTGTGACTTGTAGGTCCAACCCAAGGAAAGGAGGATTCTTTATGGTGCGCTTTTATGATCCCCCCAACATCGCCGAACAGGCTGTCGTCGAAGGTATCCTGCGCAAGGCCGGAATTGAATTTGTCCTGGCGCCCGGTGCCGAATCAGAAAACGGCCCGTCCCAGATTCTTGTCGCCGAGGAAGATGTGCCTCGCGCCATGGAGCTTCTCGCTCAGCAAGGCCGTGCCTGAGGTAAAAGTTCAGATGCGATTGATTCATCGCTCCGCAGCTTGCGGTGCGTCCTGAAACAGTTCGCGACGGACTGTTTGTCCTGATCTTATCAACTCCTGCGAGGAGTTTTTTTATGACGAAGGGTTGGTCGTCGGTTTTTCCAATGAACGAGGCAGTTTTTTTCCGGTCATTACGCGGAGGTTTTGTTTGAGATTCCGGCATTTCGCGAAAGCAGAAGTGTTTGGAAGGCAAGGAAAATCTAATGGTCTTGTTTTTTAGTCAAACCTTTAACGCTTAATGATTCATTATATCCATAGCTTGTCATCAGTCGTGGTTCGCCGGACGTTACCCCTGGCATGCGCCCTGCAAAAAACCGGACATCCATCTATATGTTTTCGCTTTTTTGCTCCTAGGGAGGAGTGCCCGTGACCCAGACTATCTTTATCGCCGATCCCGAGGCGACCGAAAGCCTGCTGAATGGACTTGGCGCCAGGGGATTCTCGCCCCTGCACGCACAAACTTTCGACCAGCTTCTGTCTCTCTGCGAGGGGCAGCGACCCGACATTGTTCTCATCGATCTTGGGCTCCCCGGCTTCAAAGGCTCTTCAAGCCTGAGAAAACTCCGTAAATTGCCCGGTCTGGACCAAGCCTCTTTCCTTTTAAGTGCCTCGCCGCCGGCCTCGCAAACGCGGCTCAATCCCTTCACTGTGCAGGTCGATGATTACCTGGCCAAACCTTATGGCGACGACGAGTTGCTCGTTCGATTGGGTGCTTGTCTGGCACGCAAGAGGCTGCTGTCGGAATCCGGGGCGCAGGCGCAGGATTCCAAGTCGCTTCAGCCGCAAACGGATGCCACGGCTCAAGACGATCTTTTCCAGGTCATGCAGAAAGTTCTTAAAGATCTTTCCCGTTTTAAAAATCTCGAGCGTTGTTCCGTCGCCTTGCTGCAGCAGGACCGCAGCCTGGCCTATGTCATCGCGTCCAGCGACGCCCCGGCTCCTGCCGGCTGGCGGCTCGATCTCGCAAACTATCCTGAACTGCGAGAAGTCGGGCGAACCGGTCATCCCCTCATCATTCGCAACGTGCGCCAATCACCACTCATGGCGGATGTCGCCGAGCGCCTGCACAGCCAGTTGTTTCAGTCCCTGCTGGTCGTACCCGTGGTGATCGGGGAGTGTGTCGTTGGTGCCCTGGTGTTGCGATTTTCCGAAGCCGATCCCGAGTTCGGCCAGGAGGAACTCTTCTTCTGTCAGCTCATGGCTCTGATGTTTGCCCAGGTGATCAAAAGTTCTCAGGATTTGCCCCAGTTTCACTCCATGCTGCGCGAGGAGAATCGGCAACTTGTTAAAATGTTGGAAAAGCGCGACCAGTTTGCCGTCAAGGCGATTGCTGCCCTACATACTCCCGTGACCGTCATTCACGGCTTTTGCGCATTGATCAAAGATGGCGGCGTTTCACGGCTCACTGCGGATCAGCAGGAATATTTCGACAAGGTTATCGAAACCTGTGAAGCTCTTGACGGGTTGATGGGCGATTTGCTTGAACTCTCACGCTTTATTTCCGGACACGCCGCCCTGGAACTGGGCGAGCGGGATCTGTGCATGATTCTGCGCAAAGTTTACGAAAAGGTTTGGCCGCAAGCCCTGGCCAAGGGACTTATTTTTCAATGGGATATGGAACCCTCCGATTGTCGCGCTTGGTTCGATGCCGCGAGCATTCAGCGGGTGCTTGAAGGCCTGGTTGCCAATGCCATACGTTTTACCGCCCCTGGCGGTCAGGTGCGCATGGTCGTGGAGGATCGCAGTCAGGAAATTCATGTCCATGTGCAGGATTCCGGTGTCGGCATCAAGGAGGCTGATCTGGCCCGCATGCTCGGCGAATGCACCGCGGAAACGGCCCTTGGCGAGGATTCGGGCTGCGGCCTCGGCATGGCTTTGTACCGCGCTATCCTCGCCGCGCATCAGGGGCGGCTGTGGGCCAAGAGCCGCCCGGGGCAGGGCAGTTTGTTCAGCTTCAGTCTGCCGAAAAGGCCGGTGGTTGTCGTCTGATTTATTTCAAGAAGTGGGTGACTGTTCAGCCTTACCCTCCGAGTTTCCCGGCTGAATGGTTGCGGCAATTTGTTGGAGAGCAGGGTCGTTGCAGGTTTGCAGCGGCCCTGTTTTTTTTATAACCTCTCAACCTGTCCCGCAGCCACGGCGGCATCGCTTGGGGTGAAAACTCGCCTGCGGCGCAGATATTCCCCGCGGCTCTTAACCGCCACGACCTGCGCCGCGATTGGACGTTGCAGCTAAGGCGCTATTTTTTTCAAGCAAAATAATTGACAGTTT
Coding sequences:
- a CDS encoding ATP-binding protein, which encodes MTQTIFIADPEATESLLNGLGARGFSPLHAQTFDQLLSLCEGQRPDIVLIDLGLPGFKGSSSLRKLRKLPGLDQASFLLSASPPASQTRLNPFTVQVDDYLAKPYGDDELLVRLGACLARKRLLSESGAQAQDSKSLQPQTDATAQDDLFQVMQKVLKDLSRFKNLERCSVALLQQDRSLAYVIASSDAPAPAGWRLDLANYPELREVGRTGHPLIIRNVRQSPLMADVAERLHSQLFQSLLVVPVVIGECVVGALVLRFSEADPEFGQEELFFCQLMALMFAQVIKSSQDLPQFHSMLREENRQLVKMLEKRDQFAVKAIAALHTPVTVIHGFCALIKDGGVSRLTADQQEYFDKVIETCEALDGLMGDLLELSRFISGHAALELGERDLCMILRKVYEKVWPQALAKGLIFQWDMEPSDCRAWFDAASIQRVLEGLVANAIRFTAPGGQVRMVVEDRSQEIHVHVQDSGVGIKEADLARMLGECTAETALGEDSGCGLGMALYRAILAAHQGRLWAKSRPGQGSLFSFSLPKRPVVVV